CCCCCCGGCAGCTCAACAAATGCACCAAATCTGGCAATACCTGTTACTACGCCCTCAACAATGCTGCCTACAACTAAAGACATCCCCGAAAAACTTCCTCCTTAAATTTGCAAAACATACTAATACGTGTATTTTACTGCATCCACTGGCTTTATGTCAATATGCCGTTATGGAAGTTAGACGTTAATGGAGTTCATCTTTATCAATATTTTTGTCCAAAGGGATAACCTCTCCCGGTTGGGCGGGAAGCAAAATAGTTTCTCCCGGCTTAACCAAACCCAGTTCCTCGCGGGCAATTCTTTCTATGTAGGCGTCCGATTGTAACATTCTGATCTGCTCCTTCAATTTTTGGTTCTCCCGAGCCAAGCCTTGTTTTTGTTTCTCCAACTGGGCAAGATATGCTTCCTGCTGTCTTATTTTATAATGCACCTGACCGAAAGAGAACAAGAGATAGGCTAAAAGGAAATATATAATCAATGTTTTCAGGTTAGGACGAAATATCAGTCGGTATTTTACCTTACGTTTAGGCCGGGAAAACTTTCTTTTCTCACCCCAGATTTGGGGGACAGGTTCCATAATCTACTCATCCTCCCTAGTTGTATCATGGAACAGACCCAGACTGTCCCCGGGAAGTACAATGACAACTTCATAACCTTTACTTCTGGCCCGGTGGTACAGAGTTGCTACCGTGCTGGAACTGAGTTTTAACCGTTTAGCCACTTCTTCATTAGTGTATCCCATTTCTTTCAAAACCACTACTTGTCTTTCCCTAAAACTAAGCTTTTCGGCTCCCCGGATTTCTACTTTCATGTATACCTTCCTCTGCCAATTGCCAGCCCGTCTGTCTTTATCCACATATTGTGTACAACTTGTGGATAATTTGTGTATATTTTATTTACGCCTTCCTATTCGGCAAATTAAACAAAATTCCTGCTACAACTATAAAAAAGTATTAAGGTTATTCCTTTTGAAAGGCAGGAGAGACAGAAGAAACTTTAGACAACGACAGATTATCCTTC
This portion of the Calderihabitans maritimus genome encodes:
- a CDS encoding FtsB family cell division protein, with translation MEPVPQIWGEKRKFSRPKRKVKYRLIFRPNLKTLIIYFLLAYLLFSFGQVHYKIRQQEAYLAQLEKQKQGLARENQKLKEQIRMLQSDAYIERIAREELGLVKPGETILLPAQPGEVIPLDKNIDKDELH
- a CDS encoding RNA polymerase sigma factor, with amino-acid sequence MKVEIRGAEKLSFRERQVVVLKEMGYTNEEVAKRLKLSSSTVATLYHRARSKGYEVVIVLPGDSLGLFHDTTREDE